A single genomic interval of Candidatus Jordarchaeales archaeon harbors:
- a CDS encoding ubiquitin-conjugating enzyme E2, with product MSSDDFERILAQEAQLMYQRASGFSPVKGDLTVWRGEIEGRGEYRGLKFEVEIKIPPTFPQDPPSVRMLSPTDHPNVDPETGRVRLSILDQWRPEYHVYHVVNTIKGTFARVPPRPLFKPHIKKVMVSAIAPGEPSQVASPETAEKLSALESQIKELQRKLQEKDEEIAYLKGRLTTQITPEVKADRVSAIKVDVDEQLELESEKIAIEDLLRSLEEKFESGEIDPTDYTRLYRKYKKEWYIVTKKLRMLKSLPNPSSGGER from the coding sequence TTGTCTAGTGATGATTTTGAACGCATACTTGCCCAAGAAGCGCAATTGATGTATCAGCGTGCTAGCGGTTTCTCACCGGTGAAAGGCGATCTGACAGTCTGGAGAGGGGAAATAGAAGGTAGAGGAGAGTATAGAGGTCTCAAATTTGAGGTTGAAATAAAAATCCCCCCAACTTTTCCACAAGACCCTCCGTCTGTTAGGATGCTTTCCCCTACTGATCACCCCAACGTGGATCCAGAAACGGGACGCGTTCGTCTAAGCATTTTAGATCAATGGCGGCCAGAATACCACGTCTACCACGTTGTTAACACAATTAAGGGAACATTTGCTAGAGTACCTCCTCGCCCCCTCTTTAAACCGCACATAAAGAAAGTTATGGTGTCAGCAATTGCTCCGGGTGAACCTTCACAGGTTGCTTCACCTGAAACCGCTGAGAAATTAAGCGCATTAGAGAGCCAGATTAAGGAACTTCAAAGAAAACTTCAGGAGAAAGATGAGGAAATTGCCTACCTTAAAGGTCGACTAACAACGCAAATAACCCCTGAAGTTAAAGCTGACCGCGTTAGCGCTATCAAAGTAGATGTCGATGAGCAGCTAGAATTGGAGAGCGAAAAAATAGCAATAGAAGACCTATTGAGATCGCTTGAAGAAAAGTTTGAAAGTGGGGAAATAGACCCGACAGACTACACACGCCTATACAGGAAGTACAAGAAAGAGTGGTATATAGTTACAAAGAAGCTTCGAATGCTTAAAAGTTTACCGAACCCAAGCTCTGGAGGAGAACGTTAA
- a CDS encoding ATPase, T2SS/T4P/T4SS family encodes MEVEKSDERGIGIGTIVDEYNVGPYKIFIFSSDGGEFKYVAEDVFTKAYGRKFIEQLSREVLDFPFSTVVHKLDEILSSLEDVAVRVVSKYFKLPNEEVARIAESVAFKCVKLDTIAPFLLDDRVEEVYFDGKNRCAYLDHRDWGRCVTDVVLSDKEVERILSRLRLESGFQLDEANPSLKTEIITRKFHVRALAVVRPLAAEEFMIVFRRMRNEPYTIPELIFNGTITASAAAYLLFLILRRFNICVIGEPKTGKTTLINALDLLVPSGWRRVYIEDSIESLTLHDYGIHQVKVKVKPPEEGGGAEKAKEITQLLHRSPDWVYLGEIRSPEDSQAMFHALASGLVGLQTCHGKSIEDVVLRWVVHHNIPPSSLKSLDVLIETRRYLTVYGGNKRKIARIAETRDEPELFFDLETIFSKKAIVETFRLDPKRNELQPTENLMETPSVKKACKTYGLDEEEVLEEIKVYEAVFKKMAENRIFNIKDNITVINYLHRIVEREAWRTEKWEEIKKEILKYIERKI; translated from the coding sequence TTGGAGGTTGAAAAAAGTGACGAAAGAGGTATCGGAATTGGAACTATAGTAGATGAATACAATGTGGGGCCATACAAGATATTCATCTTCTCTTCTGATGGAGGGGAATTTAAGTACGTGGCTGAAGATGTTTTTACTAAAGCTTACGGGAGAAAATTTATTGAGCAACTGTCACGTGAAGTTTTAGATTTTCCTTTCAGTACCGTGGTTCATAAACTTGATGAAATCTTATCTTCTCTTGAAGACGTAGCCGTCAGGGTGGTTTCAAAGTATTTCAAACTTCCTAACGAAGAAGTTGCAAGAATTGCGGAAAGCGTGGCATTCAAATGCGTTAAATTGGATACCATAGCGCCTTTCCTTCTAGACGACAGAGTGGAAGAAGTTTACTTTGATGGAAAAAATAGGTGTGCATACTTGGACCATAGAGACTGGGGGAGGTGCGTCACGGATGTTGTTCTTTCAGACAAAGAAGTTGAACGAATCCTTTCGAGGTTAAGGCTTGAAAGCGGATTCCAGTTAGATGAAGCAAACCCCTCATTGAAAACAGAGATAATAACTAGGAAGTTTCACGTCAGAGCCCTAGCGGTGGTTCGTCCTTTAGCAGCAGAAGAATTTATGATAGTCTTTAGGAGAATGAGAAATGAACCATACACTATTCCGGAGCTAATTTTTAACGGAACAATAACAGCTAGTGCGGCAGCTTACCTTCTCTTCCTAATCCTGAGAAGGTTTAACATATGTGTTATAGGGGAGCCGAAAACAGGTAAGACAACGTTAATTAACGCTCTCGATTTGTTGGTTCCTTCAGGTTGGAGAAGGGTGTACATTGAAGATAGTATTGAAAGCCTGACGCTTCACGATTATGGTATACATCAAGTTAAGGTCAAGGTAAAACCTCCAGAGGAGGGGGGAGGAGCAGAGAAGGCAAAAGAGATTACGCAGTTACTTCACCGCTCTCCGGACTGGGTTTACTTGGGTGAAATTAGGAGCCCGGAAGATAGTCAAGCCATGTTTCATGCGCTCGCTTCGGGTCTCGTTGGACTGCAAACTTGTCATGGAAAGTCTATAGAGGATGTAGTTTTACGATGGGTTGTCCACCACAATATTCCACCAAGTAGTCTTAAGAGTTTAGATGTGCTGATTGAGACTAGACGCTACCTAACAGTTTATGGGGGAAATAAACGTAAAATTGCAAGAATAGCTGAAACGCGCGATGAGCCAGAATTATTCTTTGACCTCGAAACTATTTTCTCGAAAAAAGCTATCGTCGAAACATTTAGATTAGATCCTAAAAGGAACGAGTTGCAACCGACAGAAAATTTGATGGAAACCCCTAGCGTCAAAAAGGCCTGCAAAACTTACGGGTTAGATGAAGAAGAAGTTTTAGAGGAAATAAAGGTTTACGAGGCGGTCTTTAAGAAAATGGCTGAAAATAGAATTTTCAATATTAAGGACAACATCACTGTGATAAATTACTTACACAGGATTGTTGAGAGAGAGGCGTGGAGGACTGAAAAGTGGGAGGAAATAAAGAAGGAGATTCTAAAGTACATAGAAAGAAAGATTTAG
- a CDS encoding bifunctional nuclease family protein has protein sequence MIESGNVRVNVHGVYLVRTPYGQSPVVVLADSRGRLLPVFIGITEAASIQAALSKIKPERPGTHDLFVNVLSESSIKVEKVVVVDIKDGIYIGRLHIRVDRTEKIIDARPSDCIAIALRVDAPIYVKEEVMSRYSITEEYFSKFYADIENLDLG, from the coding sequence TTGATAGAAAGTGGAAACGTACGTGTTAATGTTCACGGAGTCTACCTTGTTAGAACGCCTTACGGTCAAAGTCCGGTCGTCGTCCTGGCTGACAGTAGGGGAAGATTATTACCCGTCTTCATAGGTATAACTGAAGCGGCAAGCATACAAGCTGCCCTTAGTAAAATAAAACCCGAGAGACCTGGAACACATGACCTTTTCGTCAACGTTCTTTCCGAATCTTCGATAAAAGTTGAAAAAGTAGTAGTCGTAGATATAAAGGATGGGATATATATTGGGCGTCTACATATCCGAGTTGACAGAACAGAAAAAATAATTGACGCAAGGCCAAGCGACTGCATCGCAATAGCACTGCGCGTTGATGCACCAATCTACGTTAAAGAAGAAGTCATGAGTCGTTACTCCATCACCGAAGAATACTTCTCAAAATTTTACGCTGATATCGAAAACCTAGATCTAGGATGA
- a CDS encoding DapH/DapD/GlmU-related protein: protein MPGLGAYVLRRLGAKMGKGSMASFVADPYLVEMGDGSIAGGGSIISGHVFDRGKLRIGRVKIGKNVVIGGNSVIFPDVEIGDNSVVGAMSLVLSGTRIPPNQVWAGIPARPMMTIDGKPLGEGKDKTSSTS, encoded by the coding sequence ATGCCAGGGCTTGGAGCATACGTGCTAAGACGACTTGGAGCTAAAATGGGAAAGGGTTCCATGGCTTCGTTTGTAGCAGACCCATATCTAGTGGAAATGGGAGATGGTTCTATAGCTGGAGGTGGATCCATAATTTCGGGGCATGTGTTCGACAGGGGGAAATTGCGCATAGGAAGAGTTAAGATAGGAAAGAATGTTGTCATAGGCGGAAACAGCGTAATATTCCCAGATGTTGAAATAGGAGATAACTCTGTAGTTGGGGCGATGTCCTTAGTACTATCAGGCACTAGAATACCGCCAAACCAAGTTTGGGCGGGTATACCTGCAAGGCCTATGATGACAATAGATGGAAAACCACTAGGGGAAGGAAAAGATAAAACAAGTTCAACGAGTTAG